The following are encoded in a window of Roseimaritima ulvae genomic DNA:
- a CDS encoding ExbD/TolR family protein, with amino-acid sequence MALKIKKSQAASTLSLTPLIDVVFLLLIFFLVTSEFEEEERKLDIVLPNATSASPMTAKTKEFVIDINATGKMFVGGRAMNLDAIEDLLRRAVADNPTNQTVVIRADKAVPFQPVVSAMDLCNRTGVSHYSVTTQEGPAGGL; translated from the coding sequence ATGGCATTAAAAATCAAAAAGTCGCAAGCCGCCTCGACGCTCAGCCTGACGCCGTTGATCGACGTCGTGTTCCTGTTGTTGATCTTCTTTCTTGTGACCAGCGAGTTCGAAGAGGAAGAACGCAAGTTGGACATCGTCTTGCCCAACGCCACCAGTGCCAGCCCGATGACGGCGAAAACCAAAGAGTTTGTCATCGACATCAATGCCACGGGCAAGATGTTCGTCGGCGGCCGGGCTATGAACCTGGACGCCATCGAAGACCTGCTCCGCCGCGCCGTGGCCGATAACCCCACCAACCAAACGGTGGTCATCCGAGCCGACAAGGCGGTGCCCTTTCAGCCCGTGGTTAGTGCCATGGATCTGTGTAACCGCACCGGCGTCAGCCACTATTCGGTGACCACTCAGGAAGGACCCGCCGGAGGGCTGTGA
- a CDS encoding MotA/TolQ/ExbB proton channel family protein, translating into MRQLFQFLRPSGADRLSQDRGGLTVRAALWVVVVAVAVAAGLPASVAQDVPIDASAIEALQGNDPADNLPSDAERAADPTGIDLMTLIGSGGKFMIPIAIMSLLVVTLSVERFVSMRRRRVIPKRLVEHLMKLRDPVESFDPQSAYNACEQNPSAAATVVKAMLERTGQPLGEIERAAIDTAQREADDYGGPIRWLNLAAAATPLMGLLGTVWGMIVAFHESTSLTADRSRSEQLSEGIYTALVTTLAGLIVAIPAAIMAQYLENRLTKLFHRIEELAFAVAPGLERFHGRMRFDTIRGLRPLQPGAKPPPPPAPPLAGHPNKQPRVSSEQPVAKKG; encoded by the coding sequence TTGAGACAGCTTTTTCAATTCCTACGTCCCTCGGGCGCCGACCGACTGTCCCAGGACCGCGGTGGGCTGACCGTTCGAGCCGCATTGTGGGTCGTCGTGGTGGCAGTGGCGGTGGCCGCGGGCTTGCCGGCCTCGGTGGCGCAGGATGTGCCCATCGACGCTTCGGCGATCGAAGCCCTGCAGGGCAATGACCCAGCCGATAATCTTCCCAGCGACGCGGAACGGGCCGCCGATCCCACGGGCATCGACCTGATGACGCTGATCGGCAGCGGCGGCAAGTTCATGATTCCGATCGCGATCATGTCCTTGTTGGTCGTTACTCTATCGGTCGAACGATTCGTCAGCATGCGGCGACGACGCGTGATTCCCAAGCGGCTGGTCGAGCATCTGATGAAGCTGCGGGACCCGGTGGAAAGTTTTGATCCGCAATCCGCTTACAACGCGTGTGAGCAAAACCCCTCGGCGGCGGCCACGGTGGTCAAAGCCATGCTGGAACGCACCGGCCAACCGCTGGGTGAAATCGAACGCGCGGCGATCGACACCGCTCAGCGCGAAGCCGATGATTATGGTGGGCCCATTCGGTGGTTGAATCTGGCCGCTGCCGCGACCCCGTTGATGGGCTTGTTGGGGACGGTGTGGGGCATGATTGTGGCCTTCCATGAATCGACATCGCTGACCGCCGATCGCAGTCGCAGCGAGCAATTGTCCGAAGGCATCTACACAGCCTTGGTGACCACATTAGCGGGTTTGATCGTGGCCATTCCCGCGGCGATCATGGCGCAGTACCTGGAGAACCGACTGACCAAATTGTTTCACCGCATTGAAGAACTGGCCTTCGCGGTCGCGCCGGGGCTGGAACGATTTCATGGGCGGATGCGGTTTGACACCATCCGCGGTTTGCGCCCGCTGCAGCCCGGCGCCAAACCGCCTCCGCCGCCGGCGCCGCCACTGGCCGGCCATCCCAACAAACAGCCCCGCGTCAGCAGCGAGCAACCCGTAGCGAAAAAAGGCTAG
- a CDS encoding tetratricopeptide repeat protein: MQLSHSAARCLVLVFVGMLCLSLGRVPTAQAAEKSSQAAIAKYADAANFQTNGAMDLAIAAWQEFLKEFPQDPLVPKAAHYLGVCFMQKEPADYQAAADAFQRALKDTKYDLREESLANRGWCLYAASGEGIQPGEPRKPEPLREAIAGFKQLKQEFPKSQFLDQAYFFSGEAAYALGDSQQAIAFYDSMLKLPKAAESPLRCDALYARGVAQEELDDFDGALKSYRDLLASCAESDAALAAEVQVRMGDVLIMRKENDAAAAVFAEVAQRGGENAAYAMFRRAFALAQASKSAEAAQAYEQVIAKHPQSRYAAAAILASAQSSYIAGDIDTARKRFQQVLDGDSRAEATEAAHWLAQIALRKGDAAAAEKIAVDQIKKGVEGPYALTLKLDQAEAMSLDPEKAAASLDLFAAVYREDPQSPLAPRALYSAAFAALQSGNLQRAVDLSGEFMKRFDQDTLANDVRYIDAEAKLLAGKHADSAAAYAALLKRSKDNPQRPVWVLRGATAAYLAGKYDDAIEVAQRELQSLQSDAQKAEAHFLIGASHLFAQRPDKAIAELQACRKQDPSWPKGDEAMLLLGQAQQQAGDQAAATATWRELIKTYDKKRMADQAYFRLGQQAAGGKDYDAAIAAYSQILQRNNDPGLIPYALFNKGWCLLQQDKPDEARPLLKKMLDEYESHPLRDEAQLAYGVTLRKMEDLDPAEQQLRAIIDSKPEGNALGHALYELAQIELKRDQPGESAKLLRRLVSEVPSYPAMERVLYDLAWSLKEEGNKSEAAKYFQQLITKYPQNALAAEASYFIAEQEYAKQDWKAAATAFGRAAEITSDAELSEKALYNQGWSLFRIPDYKAAEVVFAQQAKQHPEGKLSLDALLMTGESRFKLKRYESAVEVFTAARQKIEAANETSTTVTDEDQQQIRELVYLHGGQSLGQLEKWRQAIDWFDALRERFPTTDYLPQVFFQTGFAHQQLGDDDQALKLYGQVAGKYRDETAARCRFMMGEVYFSRRDLAKAIPEFQRVMYGFGAEKAPPGIKNWQAKSGYEAGRCAELLIQSTSGARKQNAIKYARQFFGFVVEKHPQHELAAKARERLEVLKRL; the protein is encoded by the coding sequence ATGCAGTTGTCGCACTCCGCCGCTCGCTGTCTGGTACTCGTGTTCGTCGGCATGCTGTGCCTGTCGTTGGGCCGTGTTCCCACGGCGCAGGCGGCCGAGAAGTCCAGTCAGGCGGCGATTGCCAAGTACGCCGACGCCGCCAACTTCCAGACCAACGGGGCGATGGATCTGGCGATTGCGGCCTGGCAGGAATTTTTGAAGGAATTCCCCCAAGATCCCCTGGTCCCCAAGGCGGCTCACTATCTGGGGGTCTGCTTTATGCAAAAAGAACCGGCCGATTATCAGGCTGCTGCCGACGCTTTTCAAAGGGCCTTGAAAGACACCAAGTACGATCTGCGGGAAGAGAGCCTGGCCAACCGTGGCTGGTGTTTGTACGCCGCGTCGGGGGAGGGGATTCAGCCCGGCGAACCTCGCAAGCCGGAACCGCTGCGGGAGGCGATCGCGGGTTTTAAACAGCTGAAGCAAGAGTTTCCCAAGAGCCAGTTTTTGGATCAGGCGTATTTCTTCAGCGGAGAAGCCGCTTATGCGTTGGGCGATTCGCAGCAAGCGATCGCGTTTTACGATTCGATGTTGAAGCTGCCCAAGGCGGCGGAAAGCCCGCTCCGATGCGACGCTTTGTACGCGCGCGGCGTCGCGCAGGAAGAACTGGATGATTTTGACGGTGCTTTAAAATCCTATCGCGACCTATTGGCCAGCTGTGCGGAGTCCGACGCCGCTCTGGCCGCCGAGGTACAGGTGCGGATGGGCGACGTGTTGATCATGCGTAAAGAAAACGACGCAGCCGCAGCGGTGTTTGCCGAAGTCGCACAGCGGGGCGGCGAGAACGCGGCTTACGCGATGTTCCGTCGCGCTTTTGCGCTGGCCCAAGCTAGCAAGTCGGCCGAAGCCGCTCAGGCTTACGAACAGGTGATCGCCAAACATCCCCAATCACGCTACGCCGCCGCGGCGATTTTGGCCTCGGCGCAGAGCTCGTACATCGCCGGCGATATCGATACGGCTCGCAAACGTTTTCAACAGGTGTTGGACGGAGACAGTCGCGCGGAAGCCACCGAGGCGGCGCATTGGTTGGCGCAGATCGCCCTTCGCAAGGGGGATGCCGCGGCGGCGGAGAAAATTGCCGTGGACCAAATCAAGAAAGGCGTCGAGGGCCCTTATGCGTTGACACTGAAATTAGACCAGGCCGAAGCGATGTCGCTGGACCCGGAAAAAGCCGCCGCTTCGCTGGACTTGTTCGCCGCCGTGTACCGCGAAGATCCGCAGAGTCCGTTGGCGCCGCGGGCCCTGTACAGCGCCGCCTTTGCCGCCTTGCAGTCCGGTAACCTGCAGCGGGCAGTCGATTTGTCTGGCGAATTCATGAAACGTTTTGACCAAGACACGTTAGCCAACGACGTGCGCTACATCGACGCCGAAGCCAAATTGTTGGCCGGCAAACACGCCGACTCCGCCGCCGCTTACGCCGCCCTGTTGAAACGCAGTAAAGATAATCCGCAGCGACCGGTGTGGGTACTTCGCGGCGCCACGGCGGCTTACCTGGCCGGCAAATACGACGACGCCATTGAAGTGGCTCAACGCGAATTGCAGAGCTTGCAGAGCGATGCCCAAAAAGCCGAAGCCCATTTTCTGATCGGTGCTAGTCATCTGTTCGCACAGCGACCCGACAAAGCGATTGCGGAACTGCAGGCTTGCCGCAAGCAGGATCCCAGTTGGCCCAAGGGCGACGAAGCCATGTTGCTGCTCGGGCAGGCCCAGCAGCAGGCCGGCGATCAAGCCGCCGCCACCGCGACCTGGCGGGAGCTGATCAAAACCTATGACAAGAAACGGATGGCCGATCAGGCCTACTTCCGGCTCGGCCAGCAAGCCGCGGGCGGTAAAGATTACGATGCCGCCATCGCCGCCTATTCCCAAATCTTGCAGCGCAATAACGATCCCGGTTTGATTCCCTACGCGCTGTTCAACAAAGGCTGGTGCTTGTTACAGCAAGACAAACCGGATGAAGCTCGTCCGCTGCTGAAGAAGATGTTGGATGAATACGAATCACATCCGCTGCGCGACGAAGCTCAATTGGCTTACGGCGTCACGCTGCGAAAAATGGAAGACTTGGATCCGGCCGAACAACAGTTGCGAGCGATCATCGACAGCAAGCCCGAAGGAAACGCTTTGGGGCATGCCCTGTACGAATTGGCGCAGATCGAACTGAAACGCGATCAGCCCGGTGAATCGGCCAAGCTGTTGCGGCGATTGGTGAGCGAAGTCCCCAGTTATCCGGCCATGGAACGCGTGCTGTACGACTTGGCTTGGTCGCTGAAAGAAGAAGGCAACAAATCGGAAGCGGCAAAGTACTTTCAACAGCTGATCACAAAGTATCCCCAGAATGCGTTGGCGGCCGAAGCCAGTTATTTCATCGCCGAACAGGAGTACGCCAAGCAGGATTGGAAAGCGGCCGCGACGGCGTTTGGCCGGGCAGCCGAAATCACCAGCGACGCCGAACTGTCCGAAAAGGCGCTCTACAATCAAGGCTGGTCGCTGTTTCGGATTCCTGATTACAAAGCCGCTGAAGTCGTTTTTGCGCAGCAAGCCAAACAGCACCCCGAGGGCAAACTGTCGCTCGACGCGTTGTTGATGACCGGTGAATCCCGCTTCAAACTCAAACGCTACGAATCGGCCGTCGAAGTGTTCACCGCGGCTCGCCAGAAAATCGAAGCCGCCAATGAGACCTCCACGACGGTCACCGACGAAGACCAGCAGCAGATCCGTGAACTGGTGTACCTGCATGGCGGCCAGAGTCTGGGGCAGTTGGAAAAGTGGCGGCAAGCGATCGATTGGTTCGACGCCCTCCGCGAGCGATTTCCCACGACCGATTATCTGCCCCAGGTGTTCTTCCAAACCGGCTTTGCCCATCAGCAACTCGGTGACGACGACCAGGCTTTGAAACTGTACGGACAAGTGGCCGGGAAATACCGCGATGAAACGGCGGCCCGCTGCCGCTTCATGATGGGCGAGGTCTACTTCTCGCGACGCGACCTGGCCAAGGCGATCCCCGAATTCCAACGCGTGATGTACGGCTTTGGGGCCGAGAAAGCCCCGCCGGGAATCAAAAACTGGCAAGCCAAAAGCGGCTACGAAGCGGGCCGTTGTGCCGAGCTGTTGATTCAGTCGACCAGTGGGGCACGCAAGCAAAACGCGATCAAATACGCTCGCCAGTTCTTCGGATTTGTCGTCGAGAAACACCCCCAGCATGAGCTGGCCGCAAAGGCTCGGGAACGACTGGAGGTGCTCAAACGTCTTTAG
- a CDS encoding NAD-dependent epimerase/dehydratase family protein: MKTSLVTGGSGFIGSHLVESLLERGDRVLVVDDLSTGNFANLDAVRNHPRLEWTQGTIEEQAVVHRLVDQADEVYHLAAAVGVALIAKQPIQTIERNVYPTQLILNRLGERVKAGSEVRCFIASTSEVYGKNPKPTWCEEDDLVFGATTKTRWSYGVSKAIDEFLALAFHQEHQLNVVVGRFFNVVGPRQTGAYGMVLPRFVEAALAGRAMTVHDDGHQVRCFAHVQDVKNAVMQLVANDHCMGRVFNIGSDQPISILDLAKRVQSRVNPDCSIEFQSYSDAYDASFEDIRRRVPDLSRIREAIDYDPSYNLDDIIDAVADSLRSTGPAG, translated from the coding sequence GTGAAGACGTCCCTGGTAACCGGAGGCTCCGGCTTCATCGGCTCGCACCTTGTCGAATCGTTGCTTGAACGTGGCGACCGGGTGTTGGTCGTCGACGATTTGTCAACCGGCAACTTTGCCAACCTCGACGCCGTCCGCAATCACCCGCGGTTGGAATGGACCCAGGGTACGATCGAGGAGCAAGCGGTGGTGCATCGCTTGGTCGATCAGGCCGACGAGGTGTATCACTTGGCAGCGGCCGTGGGCGTGGCCTTGATCGCCAAACAACCGATCCAAACGATCGAACGCAATGTGTACCCCACCCAGCTGATTCTTAATCGCTTGGGGGAACGCGTCAAAGCCGGCAGCGAGGTCCGCTGCTTTATCGCCAGCACCAGCGAAGTCTACGGCAAGAACCCCAAACCGACTTGGTGCGAAGAGGACGACTTGGTGTTTGGGGCTACCACCAAGACGCGGTGGAGCTATGGAGTATCGAAAGCCATCGATGAATTCCTGGCCTTGGCCTTCCATCAGGAACATCAATTGAACGTGGTCGTGGGCCGCTTCTTTAATGTCGTGGGGCCCCGCCAAACGGGCGCCTATGGGATGGTGCTGCCGCGGTTCGTCGAAGCGGCCCTGGCCGGTCGCGCGATGACCGTCCACGACGATGGGCATCAGGTCCGCTGCTTTGCCCACGTTCAAGACGTCAAGAACGCCGTCATGCAACTGGTTGCCAACGACCACTGCATGGGGCGCGTATTCAACATCGGTAGCGATCAACCGATCTCGATCTTGGATTTGGCCAAACGGGTGCAAAGTCGCGTGAACCCGGATTGCTCGATCGAGTTTCAGTCGTACTCCGATGCTTACGACGCCAGCTTTGAAGATATCCGCCGCCGGGTTCCCGACCTGTCACGGATCCGCGAAGCGATCGATTACGACCCCAGCTACAACCTGGACGACATTATCGACGCCGTCGCCGATTCGCTTCGCTCGACAGGCCCAGCCGGCTGA
- a CDS encoding GGDEF domain-containing protein, whose translation MPNRSPNFEESFAIATQALRYIGRYRLPPTPQIYEVWYRFAEGQDETIKSQLSHAIERSDAVSKQLIEDLYQQFCRADVCDQNQSFSQRLETEMQGLQTVIDTQIEAGEAFGQSMDSVNESLTAPDMTPPQAQDCITDLLTSNAAMQTQLDEMKERLQESKQQIDLLKRDLYESQKTMLTDPLTGVGNRRAFEALMDAAIRDRDALGTQLAALVLVDLDGFKAVNDTLGHSVGDSLLQFIARSIESLREDASVARYGGDEFGAFVKVQTAAEGLEFAEQVRNALATHRFEHKMSGTAIGRVTTSVGLAILREDDTHDSWFDRADKLLMRAKEADGNCVRAERQISC comes from the coding sequence ATGCCTAACAGATCCCCCAACTTTGAAGAATCGTTTGCGATTGCCACGCAGGCGCTGCGTTACATCGGACGTTACCGATTGCCGCCGACCCCGCAGATCTACGAAGTCTGGTATCGCTTTGCCGAAGGCCAGGATGAGACCATCAAGAGTCAGCTGTCGCATGCCATCGAACGGTCCGATGCGGTTTCCAAACAACTGATCGAAGATCTCTACCAACAGTTCTGCCGAGCAGACGTCTGCGACCAAAACCAGTCCTTCAGCCAGCGACTGGAAACAGAGATGCAAGGCCTGCAAACGGTCATCGACACCCAAATCGAAGCCGGCGAAGCTTTTGGCCAATCGATGGATTCGGTCAACGAAAGCCTTACAGCGCCGGACATGACGCCTCCCCAGGCCCAGGATTGCATCACCGATCTACTCACCAGCAACGCGGCCATGCAGACCCAGCTGGACGAAATGAAGGAGCGGTTACAGGAATCGAAACAGCAGATCGACTTGCTGAAACGAGACCTATATGAATCGCAAAAAACGATGCTGACCGACCCGCTGACCGGCGTCGGCAACCGTCGCGCATTCGAAGCTTTGATGGACGCGGCCATTCGCGACCGCGATGCTCTGGGGACCCAACTGGCCGCCCTGGTGCTCGTCGACCTGGACGGGTTCAAAGCCGTCAACGATACGCTGGGCCACTCCGTCGGAGACAGTTTGCTGCAGTTCATCGCCCGCAGCATCGAATCGCTGCGCGAGGATGCCTCGGTGGCTCGCTATGGCGGCGACGAATTTGGCGCGTTTGTTAAAGTGCAAACGGCCGCAGAAGGCTTGGAGTTTGCCGAGCAGGTCCGCAACGCCCTGGCCACCCATCGCTTTGAACACAAGATGAGCGGCACGGCGATCGGCCGAGTAACCACGTCGGTGGGGCTGGCCATTCTCCGCGAGGACGACACCCACGACAGCTGGTTTGACCGCGCCGACAAACTGTTGATGCGGGCCAAAGAAGCCGACGGCAACTGCGTCCGAGCCGAACGCCAAATCAGCTGCTAA
- a CDS encoding type II secretion system protein GspD, translating to MSNYWIRAGVMVGLLTLGVGCASLPNAPLEAPAESIEQVDREFFKPPKGSRSGLDRPLAGRGPKDRIVSLGPTIARRATPLVEPAEAEVARRRPKPLPPLAAARPVHQQAMALPPETRFPVAGVTHESPYTPPVTGVEPLPFPTENFSDRKRVSDVYLETDVRQALQSLAEQAGVSVIIDEQVRGQVTAIVEDETFEDALRKLLLPLGYVFKQDERDCYVGLAEPDSALFPYLAERFIYCAEHRTPEVLKAQLPERHLPFVRTMEQGGRIVVEAPRVLADQVLQELQQLDRAVPQVVLEVLVCVYSPEANFRFGFDLQQGVTLNGVDSAALSLDGLGVGGHYGPAGFNTQLNDFQFTSVFLRALEQKGHVKIRAAPRVMAEDGKKAEIHIGRETFFSVQPNLTGVVFRQDIQKVDSGIMLELTPTIRAPYVTVQIERAEVSEDIRSDETQGNAYDQFPVINRRRVATTVHVQDGQTIVIGGLTQRQKVDQINKLPVLGNLPYVGRVFQRIERRDQEAEVAIFISPQIIEQDASHEPRTMDIITDSPMLDGQLGVVGPR from the coding sequence ATGTCGAATTACTGGATCCGAGCCGGGGTGATGGTGGGCTTGTTGACGCTAGGTGTCGGGTGTGCGTCCCTGCCTAACGCTCCGTTAGAAGCTCCGGCGGAGTCGATCGAGCAGGTCGATCGCGAATTTTTTAAGCCGCCTAAAGGATCGCGGTCCGGCCTGGACCGTCCCCTGGCAGGCCGGGGACCGAAGGATCGAATCGTCTCATTGGGGCCAACGATTGCCCGGCGGGCAACGCCACTGGTCGAACCCGCAGAAGCAGAAGTCGCTCGGCGACGTCCGAAACCGCTGCCACCTTTGGCCGCTGCTCGTCCAGTGCATCAGCAAGCCATGGCGTTGCCGCCGGAAACGCGGTTTCCCGTTGCCGGGGTCACCCACGAATCTCCGTACACTCCACCCGTTACCGGCGTCGAGCCTCTGCCTTTCCCAACGGAGAATTTCTCTGATCGCAAGCGCGTTAGCGACGTGTATTTGGAAACGGATGTCCGCCAAGCCCTGCAGTCTCTGGCGGAGCAAGCCGGAGTCTCGGTCATCATTGACGAGCAGGTGCGGGGGCAGGTTACAGCGATCGTAGAAGACGAAACTTTCGAGGACGCGCTGCGCAAGTTGTTGCTCCCGCTGGGGTACGTGTTCAAGCAAGATGAACGTGACTGCTATGTGGGGCTTGCTGAACCGGATTCCGCGCTGTTTCCCTATTTGGCGGAGCGGTTTATTTATTGCGCCGAACATCGCACGCCCGAGGTCTTGAAGGCACAGCTTCCCGAACGCCATTTGCCGTTCGTGCGGACGATGGAGCAAGGCGGACGAATCGTTGTCGAAGCGCCTCGCGTACTGGCCGATCAGGTGTTGCAGGAATTGCAGCAACTCGATCGCGCGGTGCCCCAGGTGGTTTTGGAGGTTTTGGTGTGTGTCTACAGTCCCGAAGCCAATTTTCGGTTTGGGTTTGACCTGCAACAGGGCGTGACCTTAAACGGTGTCGATAGCGCCGCGCTCTCCCTGGACGGGTTGGGCGTGGGAGGGCATTACGGACCGGCTGGTTTTAATACTCAACTAAACGACTTTCAGTTTACGAGCGTGTTTTTGCGCGCCTTGGAACAGAAGGGGCATGTCAAGATTCGGGCCGCCCCGCGAGTGATGGCTGAGGATGGCAAGAAAGCCGAGATACACATCGGCCGGGAAACCTTCTTCAGTGTGCAACCCAACCTCACCGGCGTGGTCTTCCGTCAAGACATCCAGAAGGTGGATTCAGGGATCATGCTGGAACTGACTCCCACCATCCGGGCCCCGTACGTAACGGTTCAAATCGAGCGAGCCGAAGTCAGCGAAGACATCCGCAGCGATGAAACGCAAGGCAACGCTTACGATCAATTTCCTGTTATCAATCGGCGGCGTGTCGCGACCACCGTGCATGTGCAGGACGGTCAGACGATCGTCATCGGCGGCTTAACACAACGTCAGAAAGTCGATCAGATCAATAAGTTGCCCGTGCTGGGAAACCTACCTTATGTAGGACGGGTGTTTCAACGCATCGAGCGGCGCGATCAGGAAGCCGAGGTGGCTATTTTTATCTCGCCACAGATTATCGAGCAGGATGCTTCGCATGAACCGAGAACGATGGATATTATTACTGACAGCCCTATGCTGGATGGCCAGTTGGGGGTTGTCGGCCCGCGCTGA
- a CDS encoding DUF1571 domain-containing protein has translation MHSRTGAARWLLVVLLLFVFGGVAARNVVAQAPQWTEPVARVSRVPAASAATNGDVAPHALDPALRIAEASLQHIRDNIADYSAIFVKRCRVDGELPELQYAQVKIRNRKTAGGRVETPLSVYLKFLKPEAVAGREVIWVEGRNDGQMIVHETGLKGVINVYLDPHGYLAMRGQRYPITDIGIENLVVKLIETARRDRQREECTVQIYRNARIGKRACTMLEVVHPVRRPYFDFYRARVYFDNELNMPIRYESHSWPTQPGGEPVLEEEYSYLRLQTNLGLTDSDFDIANPEYQFR, from the coding sequence ATGCATTCTCGGACAGGAGCTGCACGCTGGTTGCTGGTGGTGCTGTTGTTGTTTGTCTTTGGCGGCGTTGCTGCGAGGAATGTGGTGGCCCAAGCACCACAGTGGACCGAACCGGTAGCCCGTGTCAGCAGGGTGCCTGCAGCGTCCGCTGCGACGAACGGCGACGTTGCTCCGCACGCGCTCGATCCGGCTCTGCGAATTGCGGAAGCCAGTTTGCAACACATTCGCGACAACATCGCTGACTATAGCGCGATCTTCGTCAAACGTTGCCGGGTCGATGGCGAGTTGCCGGAGTTGCAATACGCTCAGGTTAAAATCCGCAATCGCAAGACCGCCGGTGGCCGGGTCGAGACGCCGTTGAGCGTGTACCTGAAATTTCTCAAGCCCGAAGCGGTTGCGGGGCGGGAAGTGATTTGGGTGGAGGGCCGCAACGATGGCCAGATGATCGTCCATGAGACAGGCTTGAAGGGCGTCATCAACGTGTACCTGGATCCGCATGGCTATCTGGCGATGCGCGGCCAACGTTATCCGATCACCGATATCGGCATCGAGAATCTGGTCGTGAAATTGATCGAGACCGCGCGTCGAGACCGGCAGCGGGAAGAGTGCACCGTGCAGATCTATCGCAACGCGCGGATCGGAAAGCGGGCCTGTACGATGCTGGAAGTGGTTCATCCGGTTCGGCGACCGTACTTCGATTTTTATCGGGCCCGCGTGTACTTCGACAACGAACTGAATATGCCGATTCGATACGAATCGCATTCGTGGCCCACGCAGCCCGGCGGCGAACCGGTGCTGGAAGAGGAGTACTCTTACCTGCGGCTGCAAACCAACCTGGGGCTCACCGATAGCGACTTCGATATCGCCAATCCGGAATATCAGTTCCGCTAA
- a CDS encoding serine hydrolase domain-containing protein: protein MTKTLHDRTSLPPTIGGSVAAGFEPVRTAFERNFVECGEQGAACTLFHRGRKVVDLWGGYRDTRSGQPWTPQTLTLTFSVTKGMAAAAMAVAHSRGLFELDEPVARYWPEFAAAGKSAITVGQLLSHQAGLIAPRQRLNASILANHDQLAAILAEQAPHWEPGTRHGYHTLTLGWYQNELIRRTDPAGRSLGVFFQQEIAEPLGIEFYIGLPADIDPARLSHIAGFPRIAMLAHLHQLPAKMVLSGAWPTSLVAKSIRVLPVDNPSQIGAPPYRHLEIPSANGFGTAAAIARVYDSLVRDGEELGLSEQTSQALVAPPVAPTRGSYDAILKVDSQYHFGFSRPSGGFPFGSASTAFGCPGAGGSFAFADPQAEIAFAYVTNKMSFRIFDDPRERAVRKACYACLSDPRPVTRVA from the coding sequence GTGACTAAAACGCTGCACGATCGCACTTCCCTCCCCCCCACGATCGGCGGGTCGGTGGCTGCGGGATTTGAACCGGTGCGGACGGCGTTCGAACGCAACTTTGTCGAGTGCGGCGAACAGGGTGCGGCTTGCACGCTGTTTCACCGCGGCCGAAAAGTGGTCGATCTTTGGGGCGGGTACCGGGACACCCGCAGCGGCCAACCATGGACTCCGCAAACCCTGACCCTGACCTTCTCGGTAACCAAAGGCATGGCGGCGGCGGCGATGGCGGTCGCGCACAGTCGGGGCCTGTTCGAATTGGACGAACCGGTCGCTCGTTATTGGCCCGAGTTCGCCGCCGCTGGCAAGTCAGCGATCACGGTCGGGCAACTGCTTTCCCACCAAGCCGGCTTGATCGCTCCGCGTCAGCGGCTCAACGCCTCCATCCTCGCCAACCACGATCAATTGGCCGCCATCCTGGCCGAACAGGCGCCGCACTGGGAACCGGGGACACGGCACGGCTACCACACGCTTACGCTGGGCTGGTATCAGAACGAATTGATTCGCCGCACCGATCCGGCGGGCCGCAGCCTGGGAGTTTTCTTTCAACAGGAGATTGCCGAACCGCTGGGCATTGAGTTCTACATCGGCTTGCCTGCAGACATCGACCCGGCGCGACTGAGTCACATCGCGGGCTTCCCTCGAATCGCCATGTTGGCTCACCTCCATCAGTTGCCCGCCAAGATGGTTTTAAGTGGTGCCTGGCCCACGTCGCTGGTGGCCAAATCGATTCGTGTCTTGCCGGTCGACAACCCCTCTCAAATCGGCGCCCCACCGTACCGCCACTTGGAAATCCCCTCGGCCAACGGCTTCGGCACCGCTGCGGCGATCGCCCGCGTGTACGACAGCCTGGTTCGTGACGGAGAGGAACTGGGGCTGAGCGAACAGACCAGCCAAGCCCTGGTTGCACCGCCGGTCGCGCCGACCCGAGGCAGCTACGACGCGATCCTCAAAGTCGACAGCCAGTACCACTTCGGTTTCTCGCGTCCCAGCGGCGGGTTTCCATTTGGTTCCGCCTCCACCGCATTTGGTTGCCCCGGCGCCGGCGGTTCGTTTGCGTTTGCCGACCCACAAGCCGAGATCGCGTTTGCTTACGTGACCAACAAAATGAGTTTCCGGATCTTCGATGATCCCCGCGAGCGAGCGGTCCGCAAGGCGTGTTACGCTTGCCTGAGCGACCCTCGACCGGTCACGCGCGTCGCCTAG